One Podospora pseudopauciseta strain CBS 411.78 chromosome 5 map unlocalized CBS411.78m_5, whole genome shotgun sequence DNA window includes the following coding sequences:
- a CDS encoding uncharacterized protein (COG:S; EggNog:ENOG503NYP8) — MDPLSITASIAGITGICLQAARALDTLRTKFQNAQLTITALSSQCAAIKTGLSQLQTLILQNHTVRGQAEVVHTLDTTLTGCLVVLTCFEDSLEKLCDATALMESRRSLVRTWWTKARIVRNEGEMKGYLSLLQGQQSAIAFLVQVLHMNTTDEILEGVRNGKGLLDRQATKAASLRLANPQLQIAESVLNPRRSADTIFRGDGNTVAEGVEFEFDNTVVNSRAYRRMMALAKEVVTNRTSTKSPQSIMALENISFDSKTQSRSFLVSTSEPSGDRKGDPTAVSPMPSTASEVVQPAPKPTTDTPEEAATQPTTSQSLPTSLDILKAQPTQLGTIHTTEYFGQRCQHLFTTVTQWVLRFSKFSDMRASRLTSEINDEKIINRLDNSVLDGSDPDNYLRDRVKRRDMFTSVTMSMIWEFIFTRYLFGMDREQRFKLKSLEKQLTDVGPTATVRAWRATTLGLWSRRESFRKQRDRDAVAVAEAILEALSKVLPPPGNLEEQLRVQLRRVVSEAVDLSIEMRTQVAEFMVLPPLMPEYNEDGELAATVNFISSLMTQPGGRGDTEGDLEGTVVRVVLFPLVVQKGDLRGEGEEEVVVFPAQVIVNTT; from the coding sequence ATGGACCCCCTCTCGATAACAGCCTCGATCGCAGGCATCACAGGCATCTGCCTCCAAGCAGCCCGCGCCCTCGACACCCTCCGCACCAAATTCCAAAACGCTCaactcaccatcaccgccctctcctcccaatGCGCCGCCATCAAGACCGGCCTGTCCCAGCTCCAGACCCTCATCCTGCAAAACCACACCGTCCGCGGCCAGGCCGAGGTCGTCCACACCCTCGACACAACCCTCACCGGTTGCCTAGTCGTACTAACCTGCTTCGAGGACTCCCTCGAAAAACTCTGCGATGCCACCGCACTGATGGAGTCCCGTCGCTCGCTTGTGCGGACGTGGTGGACTAAAGCGCGGATTGTGCGAAAtgagggggagatgaaggggtACCTATCGCTATTGCAAGGACAGCAGTCCGCGATTGCGTTTCTGGTTCAAGTGTTGCACATGAATACTACCGATGAGATTCTCGAGGGTGTCAGAAACGGGAAAGGTTTGCTAGACAGGCAAGCGACCAAGGCGGCGTCCTTGCGGTTGGCGAATCCTCAGCTTCAAATTGCCGAGTCTGTTCTGAATCCGCGGAGGTCTGCCGACACGATCTTCCGTGGGGATGGAAACACTGTGGCCGAGGGCGTCGAGTTCGAATTTGATAACACTGTTGTCAACTCGAGAGCCTACCGACGAATGATGGCTTTGGCGAAGGAGGTCGTCACCAACAGGACTAGCACGAAAAGTCCGCAATCGATCATGGCTCTGGAAAATATCAGCTTCGACTCAAAAACCCAATCACGATCGTTTCTCGTGTCTACATCCGAGCCATCCGGTGACCGGAAGGGTGACCCTACAGCAGTCTCGCCGATGCCATCCACGGCATCCGAGGTTGTTCAACCTGCACCCAAACCTACTACCGACACTCCCGAAGAGGCTGCCACCCAACCCACGACCTCCCAAAGCTTGCCAACAAGCCTAGATATCCTCAAAgcccaaccaacccagcTCGGAACAATCCACACCACCGAATACTTTGGCCAGCGCTGCCAGCACCTCTTCACGACCGTCACCCAATGGGTCCTCCGCTTCTCCAAATTCTCCGACATGCGCGCCAGTCGCCTCACCTCGGAAATCAACGATGAAAAAATCATCAACAGGCTAGATAACTCTGTCCTCGACGGCTCCGACCCCGATAACTACCTCCGTGACAGGGTGAAACGCCGGGACATGTTCACTTCTGTCACCATGTCAATGATCTGGGAATTCATTTTCACCCGTTACCTCTTCGGCATGGACCGGGAGCAGAGGTTCAAGCTCAAGTCATTAGAAAAACAGCTAACGGACGTTGGGCCGACGGCGACGGTTCGTGCTTGGAGGGCTACCACGCTGGGGCTGTGGTCGAGGAGGGAATCGTTCAGAAAACAGAGGGATAGGGATGCCGTTGCGGTGGCAGAGGCGATTTTGGAGGCGCTGTCGAAGgtgttgccgccgccggggaATTTGGAAGAGCAGCTGAGGGTGCagctgaggagggtggtgagtgagGCGGTGGATCTGTCGATTGAGATGAGGACGCAGGTGGCTGAGTTTATGGTGTTGCCGCCGTTGATGCCCGAGTAcaatgaggatggggagCTGGCGGCGACGGTGAATTTTATCTCGTCGTTGATGACGCAACCGGGTGGTCGGGGGGACACGGAGGGGGATCTCGAGGGGActgtggtgagggttgttttgtttcctttGGTGGTGCAGAAGGGGGATTtgagaggagaaggggaggaggaggtggtggtgtttccGGCGCAGGTTATTGTGAATACCACCTGA
- a CDS encoding uncharacterized protein (COG:U; EggNog:ENOG503P5VM), with translation MNMLDFTHFNAAFPTDGPSPYDPTFSRQIETFRKSFDGVLFIDRVLHRLGIKDASKVYPPHSSSALRSLHNQIITSSPGISPHARLSVLFYLLLDFDEKRGPRTSNLALSLADESGLPSNYQILMRGLWHMDRSEFKFALEYLCHPSLPSEFADDIITVLVKHAKKTEDDYSLPLAYYNTVQPVLKTGESLELLFGALARTSVTEALYFTRMWPENARRGLFERLVGSVIEGGESVGGRVRELVSLPLEGREEEWFNEFVGGRERGGRGGKSARAVRVMREVVTGRGLEQVGVNGVGRW, from the exons atgaaCATGCTCGACTTCACCCACTTCAACGCCGCCTTCCCAACCGACGGCCCATCCCCCTACGACCCAACCTTTTCCCGCCAAATCGAAACCTTTCGCAAATCCTTCGACGGCGTCCTCTTCATCGATCGAGTCCTCCACCGCCTAGGTATCAAAGATG CATCAAAAGTCTACCCCCctcactcctcctccgccctccgctccctccacaaccaaatcatcacctcctcccccggcaTCTCCCCCCACGCCCGCCTCTCAGTCCTCttctacctcctcctcgacttTGACGAAAAACGCGGCCCCCGTACCTCCAACCTAGCCCTTTCCCTCGCCGACGAGTCGGGGCTCCCATCCAACTACCAGATCCTCATGCGGGGGCTGTGGCATATGGACAGGTCAGAATTCAAGTTTGCGCTGGAATACCTCTGCCATCCTTCCTTGCCAAGCGAGTTTGCCGACGATATTATAACAGTTCTGGTCAAGCACGCCAAGAAGACGGAGGATGATTACTCGTTGCCGTTAGCGTATTATAACACTGTCCAGCCGGTGCTCAAGACGGGCGAGAGTTTGGAGCTGTTGTTTGGGGCGTTGGCGAGGACGAGCGTGACGGAGGCATTGTATTTTACTAGGATGTGGCCGGAGAAtgcgaggagggggttgtttgagaggttggtggggagtGTGATCGAGGGTGGGGAGAGTGTGGGGGGgcgggtgagggagttggttAGTTTGccgttggaggggagggaggaggagtggtttAATGAGTTTGTGGGGGgtagggagaggggggggaggggggggaagagtgCGAGGGCTGTTAGGGTCATGAGGGAGGTTGTTACGGGGCGGGGGTTGGAGCAGGTGGGGGTTaatggggttgggaggtggtga
- the SMC4 gene encoding Structural maintenance of chromosomes protein 4 (COG:B; COG:D; EggNog:ENOG503NTYH) — MSTRQSRRIATRRNTTIVESSEDELGDGSPKVKQEEEEEEYTPAPVEKKRPGRRRTTTTELAPAAPAETPVRKPRGRPKKSLAPAVPPPSAPPVIESTENVDPDQSLASVAGASSAVDVDDTSVGPPPSTVKKPVAAADDTVGPPPSTAKKPAGRPRKSVAPRTSKTPTPAPELNAPTQSPKPSVPPSAQLLRDAPPLTDITSATNNAPPNSQQDDTVIAPIKPIKPMDTVLEKPMDIMLKSRTMQIPVIQDTGPKPRIVITYLVLTNFKSYAGKQEVGPFHASFSSVVGPNGSGKSNVIDSLLFVFGFRASKMRQGKISALIHNSAKYPNLEYCEVAVHFREVMDLPGGGHEVIPDSDLVISRKAFRNNSSAYYINGKTSNFTTVTTLLRDRGVDLDHKRFLILQGEVESIAQMKAKAANEHDDGLLEYLEDIIGTSKYKTPIEESAAEVETLNEICLEKSGRVQHVEKEKQSLEDKKNKALAFIRDENELAMKQSALYQLYISQCEDNLAVTDEAISQMQEQLNAELEKHNGSEQIIKQLEKAHAKGNKEYEAQEKETQALIKEMAKFEQERVKFEEKRKFLADKRKKLEKTIANSENSAEQADQTIQECAEDIERRAAEIENIERWIKEEEEELTKIRDSLKGKTQHMSDQIAAKQKSLEPWKEKINQKQSAIAVAESELAILEEKAKAGGVALEEMEAKIVAIQELQAAKAEEFKACQAEKDALKKEGRRVVAELEELAQEEPKFRAKLSNLRQKADEARSSFSATKTQGNVLTALMRMKESGRIDGFHGRLGNLGAIDKKYDVAISTACGQLDNFVTDTVEAGQQCIEHLRKTNLGRGNFMCLDKLRVRDFSPIKTPEDAPRLFDLVQPKDEKFRPAFYHALQDTLVAEDLAQANRIAYGAKRWRVVTLAGELIDKSGTMSGGGTTVKKGLMSSKLVAEISKEQVDKVEADRDAFEQRFQEFQDHQRELEARLRSLKEQIPQLDTKMQKINLEIGSSSRNLADAQRRIKELSKEHQPSQTDDNRVAVLQKEIAKLNKEIEKLHGETSSVEDEIKELQDKIMEVGGEKLRQQRTKVDNLKDEIRSQNEEVSSAEVRKVKAEKQKVKLEKDHAKASKELEAANRDLERLEEEIENQGTKAEDYTTRVEEAKEALAAKKEELSTLKAELDEKTTELNATRAVEIEMRNKLEENQKVLKETQRQLAYWENKLSKLSLQNIEDLESGRPSQPVTPQSGPKTPGNEDEEEDAEGEPELDAEGDSPMGDATDSDDEDPAAQLQAEAEATFLGSGRGPNPASNPLELPRYTRDELSDMSEKTLKGEIAVLEEKTQNVNVDLGVLAEYRRRVEEHAARSQDLASAVAQRDAAKKRCDDLRRLRLEGFMEGFSTISLRLKEMYQMITMGGNAELELVDSLDPFSEGILFSVMPPKKSWKNISNLSGGEKTLSSLALVFALHHYKPTPLYVMDEIDAALDFRNVSIVANYIKERTKNAQFIVISLRNNMFELAARLVGVYKVNHMTKSVTIENKEYVKGRQQQQQSSQQPAQSQRGGTEQTTRVFGPGMARREESGKEPERLGSSSSASSNLTHRPR; from the exons ATGTCGACGCGACAGTCCCGCCGGATTGCGACCCGGCGCAACACCACTATTGTCGAGAGTTCGGAGGACGAGCTGGGCGACGGGTCCCCAAAAGTGaagcaggaagaggaggaggaggaatacACACCGGCACCGGTCGAGAAGAAAAGACCAGGTCGGAGGAGGACCACCACTACCGAACTTGCACCAGCTGCACCCGCCGAGACACCAGTGAGGAAGCCCAGAGGACGCCCAAAGAAGAGTCTTGCGCCTGCggtcccccccccttccgcaCCGCCTGTTATCGAGAGTACCGAGAATGTAGATCCCGACCAGTCGCTCGCCAGCGTAGCGGGTGCATCATCAGCTGTTGACGTCGACGATACCTCAGTTGGGCCCCCACCATCGACAGTGAAGAAGCCTGTCGCGGCAGCCGACGACACCGTtggaccaccaccatccacaGCAAAGAAGCCCGCTGGAAGACCACGAAAGAGTGTCGCGCCCCGTACAAGCAAGACACCCACGCCGGCGCCTGAATTGAACGCTCCCACCCAATCTCCAAAGCCATCTGTGCCGCCATCAGCACAGCTCCTACGCGATGCCCCCCCGCTTACCGATATCACTTCTGCGACCAATAATGCCCCGCCGAATTCGCAACAAGACGATACCGTGATTGCGCCCATCAAACCGATCAAGCCCATGGATACAGTGCTCGAGAAGCCAATGGATATCATGCTGAAGTCGCGCACAATGCAGATCCCCGTGATTCAAGATACCGGCCCAAAGCCGCGCATTGTCATCACTTATCTTGTGCTCACCAACTTTAAGAGTTATGCCGGCAAGCAGGAGGTCGGGCCTTTCCATGCTTCATTCTCCTCGGTTGTCGGTCCCAACGGTTCGGGCAAGTCCAACGTCATCGACTCCCTGCTGTTCGTGTTTGGTTTCAGAGCAAGCAAGATGAGACAAGGCAAAATCTCGGCCCTCATTCACAACTCGGCAAAGTACCCGAATCTGGAGTACTGCGAGGTCGCGGTGCACTTCCGTGAGGTGATGGACCTTCCTGGCGGAGGTCACGAAGTCATCCCAGACTCAGACCTGGTCATTTCCCGCAAGGCCTTCAGAAACAACTCCAGCGCCTACTACATCAACGGAAAGACCTCCAACTTCACAACTGTCACAACGTTGCTCCGGGACCGCGGGGTCGATCTTGACCACAAGCGTTTCTTGATTCTGCAGGGTGAAGTCGAGTCTATTGCGCAGatgaaggccaaggctgccaacGAGCACGATGATGGTCTTCTCGAGTATCTTGAGGACATCATTGGCACATCCAAGTACAAGACACCTATTGAGGAATCAGCCGCCGAGGTCGAGACACTCAATGAAATCTGCTTGGAAAAGAGCGGTCGTGTTCAACAcgttgagaaggagaagcagagcctcgaggacaagaagaacaaggctTTGGCTTTCATTCGTGATGAAAATGAGCTTGCCATGAAGCAGTCCGCTTTGTACCAACTCTACATCAGCCAATGCGAGGATAACCTAGCTGTCACAGACGAAGCCATCAGTCAGATGCAGGAACAACTCaacgccgagctcgagaagcaCAACGGCAGCGAGCAGATCATCAAGCAGCTGGAGAAGGCTCACGCCAAGGGCAACAAGGAGTATGAGGCTCAAGAAAAGGAAACTCAGGCCCTGATCAAGGAGATGGCCAAGTTTGAGCAGGAGCGCGTCAAGTTCGAGGAGAAGCGGAAGTTCTTGGCCGATAAGCGTAAGAAGCTTGAGAAGACCATTGCCAACTCTGAGAACTCGGCAGAGCAGGCCGACCAGACCATTCAGGAATGCGCTGAGGATATCGAGAGGCGTGCGGCTGAGATCGAGAACATCGAAAGGTggatcaaggaggaggaggaagagctgaCCAAGATCCGCGACAGCCTCAAGGGCAAGACTCAGCACATGTCCGATCAGATTGCGGCGAAGCAAAAGTCGCTTGAGCCCtggaaggagaagatcaacCAGAAGCAATCTGCTATCGCCGTGGCGGAAAGTGAGTTGGCCATCTTGGAggaaaaggccaaggctggtggtgttgcgcttgaggagatggaggccaAGATTGTGGCCATTCAGGAACTTCAGGCGGCCAAGGCGGAAGAGTTCAAGGCGTGCCAGGCTGAGAAGGATGCgctcaagaaggagggcaGAAGAGTGGTtgctgagctggaggagcttgctCAGGAAGAGCCAAAATTCCGCGCTAAGCTGTCTAACCTGCGGCAAAAGGCGGACGAGGCTCGCTCAAGCTTTTCGGCTACCAAGACGCAAGGCAATGTCCTAACGGCGCTTATGCGCATGAAGGAGTCTGGTCGTATTGACGGCTTCCACGGGCGGCTTGGCAACCTCGGTGCCATCGACAAGAAGTACGACGTTGCCATCTCGACGGCTTGCGGTCAGCTTGACAACTTTGTCACGGACACTGTCGAGGCTGGTCAGCAGTGCATCGAGCACTTGCGCAAGACCAACTTGGGTCGCGGCAACTTTATGTGCTTGGACAAGCTGAGAGTCCGTGACTTCTCACCCATCAAGACTCCCGAGGATGCGCCCCGTCTGTTTGACCTGGTTCAGCCCAAGGATGAGAAGTTCAGACCTGCTTTCTACCATGCGCTCCAAGATACATTGGTTGCGGAAGATCTTGCCCAGGCCAACCGCATCGCCTATGGCGCCAAGAGATGGCGTGTTGTCACTCTGGCCGGCGAGCTGATTGACAAATCTGGTACCAtgtctggtggtggtacgACAGTCAAGAAGGGATTGATGTCGTCCAAGCTGGTGGCCGAGATCAGCAAGGAGCAGGTGGACAAGGTGGAGGCTGATCGCGATGCCTTTGAGCAGAGATTCCAAGAGTTCCAAGATCATCAACGTGAGCTGGAGGCTCGTCTTCGTTCCCTCAAGGAGCAGATCCCACAGCTTGACACCAAGATGCAGAAGATCAACCTCGAGATTGGGAGTTCATCCAGGAACTTGGCGGATGCTCAGCGCAGAATTAAGGAACTCAGCAAGGAGCACCAGCCTTCCCAGACAGACGACAACCGGGTTGCCGTATTGCAAAAGGAGATTGCCAAGCTTAAcaaggagattgagaagctCCATGGCGAGACTTCTAGTGTCGAGGATGAGATTAAAGAGCTGCAGGACAAGATTatggaggttggtggtgagaagcTCCGGCAACAGCGCACCAAGGTGGACAATCTCAAGGATGAGATTCGTTCCCAAAACGAGGAGGTCTCCAGCGCCGAGGTCCGCAAGgtcaaggctgagaagcAGAAGGTCAAGCTCGAGAAGGACCACGCCAAGGCTTccaaggagctcgaggctgCCAATCGGGACCTGGAGAGactcgaggaggagattgagaacCAGGGTACCAAGGCTGAGGATTACACCACCAGAgtcgaggaggccaaggaagcTCTTgctgccaagaaggaggaactTTCCACACTCAAGGCCGAACTTGACGAGAAGACCACCGAGTTGAACGCCACCCGTGCCGTCGAAATCGAAATGCGCAACAAGCTCGAGGAGAACCAAAAGGTACTCAAGGAGACGCAAAGGCAGCTTGCCTACTGGGAGAATAAGCTATCCAAGCTCTCGCTTCAAAACATTGAGGACCTTGAGTCCGGCCGACCTTCCCAGCCTGTGACCCCCCAGTCCGGGCCCAAGACGCCAGGTaacgaagacgaggaagaggatgccgAAGGCGAACCCGAGCTCGACGCCGAGGGCGACTCCCCCATGGGCGATGCCACCGACTCAGACGACGAAGACCCTGCCGCCCAGCTCCAAGCCGAGGCGGAAGCCACCTTCCTCGGTTCCGGCCGCGGTCCTAATCCTGCCTCCAACCCACTGGAGCTCCCACGCTACACCCGCGATGAGCTCTCTGACATGTCAGAAAAGACGCTCAAGGGCGAAATTGCCGTTCTGGAGGAAAAGACCCAGAACGTCAATGTTGATCTTGGTGTCCTGGCTGAGTACAGGCGCAGAGTAGAAGAGCACGCCGCCCGCTCCCAGGACTTGGCTTCTGCCGTTGCTCAAAGGGATGCCGCCAAGAAGAGATGTGACGACCTCCGCCGGCTGAGGCTGGAAGGTTTCATGGAGGGCTTCTCCACCATCTCGCTCCGTCTCAAGGAAATGTACCAGATGATCACCATGGGCGGCAACgccgagctggagctggtcgACTCCCTCGACCCCTTCTCGGAAGGTATCCTCTTCTCGGTCATGCCCCCCAAGAAATCATGGAAGAACATCTCCAACTTatctggtggtgagaagacGCTTTCTTCGCTTGCGTTGGTGTTTGCGCTGCATCATTACAAGCCTACGCCGCTGTATGTCATGGACGAGATTGATGCCGCGTTGGACTTCAGAAAC GTCTCGATTGTGGCGAATTACATCAAGGAGCGCACGAAGAATGCTCAGTTTATTGTTATCTCGCTGAGGAACAACATGTTTGAGCTTGCGGCGAGGCTGGTGGGTGTTTACAAGGTTAATCACATGACCAAGAGTGTTACTATTGAGAATAAGGAGTATGTCAAggggcggcagcagcagcaacagtcgTCGCAGCAGCCGGCGCAGTCCCAGAGGGGAGGGACGGAGCAGACAACGAGGGTGTTTGGGCcggggatggcgaggagggaggagagcgGGAAGGAGCCGGAGCGGTTGGGGAGCAGTAGTAGCGCGAGTAGTAACTTGACTCATCGGCCGAGGTAA
- a CDS encoding uncharacterized protein (COG:S; EggNog:ENOG503NZTQ) — MVEDEEPSIAVPEGDVAFPLYGCPRSLRIHLLCHRLKKLVASCAGKGGPEKALGQSKKFTFGLLAQSPGSFPNQGPNSVNVDSLRRCIVTPAYGTRIVVNIEEAQHLALLGCYFAREVIGPHGHEQARFPEGLRHAARQLPRSILAKTLVRGALLEYFKLNEYDGTKLNFQFSRRVVASLATNALFSPVPTPPRLAYLALEAAQRRRDKSISLFRSRRLNSPVARAQHKRQRRLRPAKDIEDPYIAAVLIALAQEQSYQDQSRPDHYRVHLLAAKDDNLYFYTALIPSHFLDRLDRPSQRYPTS, encoded by the exons ATGGTAGAAGATGAGGAACCGAGTATAGCCGTCCCGGAGGGGGATGTAGCCTTCCCTCTGTACGGATGTCCTCGCTCGCTGCGGATACACCTTCTCTGCCACAGGCTCAAGAAGCTCGTGGCGAGCTGTGCGGGCAAGGGCGGCCCAGAAAAAGCCCTCGGGCAGTCGAAGAAGTTCACTTTCGGCCTGCTGGCACAAAGTCCGGGGAGTTTCCCCAATCAAGGACCTAACTCGGTCAATGTCGACTCTCTGAGACGGTGTATTGTGACCCCCGCATACGGGACAAGAATTGTGGTGAATATCGAGGAAG CGCAGCACCTCGCCCTTCTCGGATGTTACTTCGCCCGCGAAGTGATTGGACCGCACGGGCACGAGCAAGCCCGGTTCCCGGAAGGGCTCCGGCATGCTGCTCGTCAACTACCGCGTAGCATTCTAGCAAAGACGCTAGTCAGGGGCGCTCTCCTCGAGTACTTCAAGCTCAACGAGTACGACGGCACCAAGCTCAACTTCCAATTCAGTCGACGGGTAGTTGCGTCTCTCGCGACCAACGCTCTCTTCTCGCCcgtcccaacccccccaaggCTTGCCTATCTCGCTCTCGAAGCCGCGCAAAGACGCCGCGACAAatccatctccctcttccgATCCCGTCGGCTCAACTCGCCCGTTGCCCGGGCGCAGCATAAGCGGCAACGGCGCCTCCGACCGGCCAAAGACATTGAGGATCCATATATCGCTGCCGTTCTGATTGCCCTTGCGCAGGAGCAGTCCTACCAAGACCAAAGCCGTCCTGACCACTACAGG GTTCATCTACTGGCCGCCAAGGATGACAACCTCTATTTTTACACAGCCCTCATCCCCTCTCACTTTCTCGACCGGTTAGACCGGCCCAGTCAACGGTACCCAACCA GTTAA